A stretch of Pseudomonas sp. LS.1a DNA encodes these proteins:
- the malQ gene encoding 4-alpha-glucanotransferase — MSETALHRLATRVGLSRDWIDANARPQRVSDEVLRNILAGLGHPAADDAAIAASLRAVDAAEDSEHLPPLLTADLGQPLPLARYFSAASVAHCTLEDHASLTLCLDDQARLPGELPIGYHQVEIDSRRFTVAVAPPRCHSLEDRVPQPPPRCWGLAVQLYSLRRPGDGGYGDCLALEQLARAAAERGADALAISPIHALSAIDQTHYSPYSPSSRLLLNTLYASPAALLGERAVRVAIEACGLEQQLEDLEQAPLVDWPRAASARLRLLEALYLGFSQGEHPLRTDFDSFREAGGQALEHHCRFEVLQAQAVEHGLGADWRNWPKAWHDPYHPEVEAFAKAYPAKVEFHAFCQWLTERGLQRAQEAARGNGMAVGLIADLAVGADGAGSQAWSRQDELLAGLKVGAPPDILNRAGQDWGICAFSPEGLKRNGYRAFIEMLRANLAHAGGLRIDHVMGLRRLWLIPQGSKPSEGAYLNYPLDDLLRLLALESVRHQAIILGEDLGTVPDGLREQLAAKAVLGMRVLPFEQTQPGHFKPILDWPDNALATTGTHDLAPLAGWLENRDIDWNHRLQLIDAATELHWRHERQKEHDGLRRTLEANYGSLPDNDALIDAAIRYVGHTRAPLVLVPLEDLLGCDEQPNLPGTTAGHPNWRRRFARPVRELLDDEDAARRLELLAQAREQAWERDR, encoded by the coding sequence ATGAGCGAAACCGCCCTGCACCGTCTGGCGACCCGCGTCGGACTGAGCCGCGACTGGATCGACGCCAACGCCCGGCCCCAGCGTGTCAGCGACGAGGTGCTGCGCAACATCCTTGCAGGCCTTGGCCACCCGGCCGCCGATGACGCCGCCATTGCCGCCAGCCTGCGCGCCGTCGACGCTGCCGAAGACAGTGAGCACCTGCCGCCGCTGCTGACCGCCGACCTCGGCCAGCCACTGCCACTGGCGCGCTACTTCAGCGCCGCCAGCGTCGCGCACTGCACCCTCGAAGACCACGCCTCACTCACCCTATGCCTCGACGACCAGGCTCGCCTGCCTGGTGAACTGCCCATCGGCTACCACCAGGTGGAAATCGACAGCCGCCGCTTCACCGTGGCCGTGGCCCCGCCACGCTGCCACAGCCTTGAGGACCGTGTGCCGCAGCCGCCACCGCGCTGCTGGGGCCTGGCGGTGCAGCTGTACAGCTTGCGCCGCCCCGGCGATGGCGGCTACGGCGACTGCCTGGCCCTGGAACAACTGGCCCGAGCGGCCGCCGAGCGCGGTGCCGATGCCCTGGCGATCAGCCCGATCCACGCCCTGTCGGCCATCGACCAGACGCACTACAGCCCCTACTCGCCCTCCAGCCGCCTGCTGCTCAATACCCTGTACGCCAGCCCGGCCGCGCTGCTGGGCGAGCGGGCTGTGCGCGTGGCCATCGAAGCTTGCGGCCTGGAGCAACAGCTGGAGGACCTGGAACAAGCCCCGCTGGTCGACTGGCCGCGTGCCGCCAGTGCCCGCCTGCGCCTGCTCGAAGCCCTGTACCTGGGCTTCAGCCAGGGCGAGCACCCGCTGCGCACGGACTTCGACAGCTTCCGCGAAGCTGGTGGCCAGGCCCTGGAGCACCACTGCCGCTTCGAGGTGCTGCAGGCGCAGGCCGTAGAGCATGGCCTGGGCGCCGACTGGCGCAACTGGCCCAAGGCCTGGCACGACCCTTACCACCCGGAAGTGGAGGCCTTCGCCAAAGCCTACCCGGCCAAGGTCGAGTTCCATGCCTTCTGCCAATGGCTGACCGAACGAGGCCTGCAACGCGCCCAGGAAGCGGCACGCGGCAACGGCATGGCGGTCGGCCTGATCGCTGACCTGGCGGTGGGCGCCGACGGTGCCGGCAGCCAGGCCTGGAGCCGCCAGGACGAGCTGCTGGCAGGCCTGAAAGTGGGCGCACCGCCTGACATCCTCAACCGTGCCGGCCAGGACTGGGGCATCTGCGCCTTCTCGCCCGAAGGCCTCAAACGTAACGGTTACCGCGCCTTCATCGAAATGCTGCGAGCCAATCTCGCCCACGCCGGCGGCCTGCGCATCGACCATGTCATGGGCCTGCGCCGGTTGTGGCTGATACCGCAGGGGAGCAAGCCCAGCGAAGGTGCCTACCTCAACTATCCGCTGGACGACCTGCTGCGCCTGCTGGCGCTGGAGTCGGTGCGCCACCAGGCGATCATCCTCGGCGAAGACCTGGGCACCGTGCCTGACGGCCTGCGCGAGCAACTGGCGGCCAAGGCCGTACTGGGCATGCGCGTGCTGCCCTTCGAGCAGACCCAGCCCGGCCATTTCAAGCCGATTCTCGACTGGCCGGACAACGCCCTGGCCACCACCGGCACCCACGATCTTGCGCCGCTGGCCGGCTGGCTGGAAAACCGCGACATCGACTGGAACCACCGCCTGCAACTGATCGACGCCGCGACCGAACTGCACTGGCGCCACGAACGGCAGAAGGAGCACGACGGCCTGCGCCGTACCCTGGAGGCCAACTACGGCTCGCTGCCGGACAACGACGCGCTGATCGATGCGGCCATCCGCTACGTCGGCCACACCCGCGCACCGTTGGTACTGGTGCCGCTGGAAGACCTGCTAGGCTGCGACGAGCAACCCAATCTGCCGGGCACCACCGCCGGCCACCCCAACTGGCGCCGACGCTTTGCCCGGCCGGTACGTGAGCTGCTCGACGACGAAGACGCAGCAAGGCGCCTGGAACTGCTGGCCCAGGCCCGCGAACAGGCCTGGGAGCGTGACCGATGA